One genomic segment of Scomber japonicus isolate fScoJap1 chromosome 23, fScoJap1.pri, whole genome shotgun sequence includes these proteins:
- the ovch1 gene encoding ovochymase-1, giving the protein MTWSCGPGLKLAGVRAFNPEQEVETRIIGGQEAWAHSWPWQVSLRFASMPACGGAIISPLWVVSAAHCFKRYNKASSWTVLAGKHDLDNPDEAGQQLVGVSLIVSHHGYNTRSKESDVALLKLQQALVFNQFVRPIDVWMSPLPLFTKCTVTGWGSTRENGPRVHRLQEVNVTLLPPDVCNRYYVGRMRPSMFCAGKDVGGVDACQGDSGGPLSCFTGSRYELAGLVSWGVGCGRARRPGVYTKIQQHTKWISDTMNDQNITNTDDITTEEDRCGKQQSSSCERHPGLAGLSVSQDGEVSVGNVTESCPFFWSWQVSVQHNGRHYCSGTLIHRRWVLTAHHCNVRKEDMVVLGVHDLRFSSPQMIPVDKVFNPPQDDSFPPSCDLSLLRLSVPARFNSNVSPVCVPDEDEELDASWSCVTTGWGSMSAAADVDPDRMHQAQLTLVNQTTCRDKWGSSLISDSHICSHPAGSTSCMGDSGAPLLCRKRGAYFLFGVVTWGSRRCDTEKPAIFSLISDYHSWITEVTEDI; this is encoded by the exons ATGACCTGGTCATGTGGTCCTGGTCTCA AGCTGGCGGGGGTCCGGGCCTTCAATCCGGAGCAGGAGGTGGAGACCCGGATCATCGGGGGTCAGGAGGCCTGGGCTCACTCGTGGCCCTGGCAGGTTTCTCTGCGCTTCGCCTCCATGCCGGCCTGCGGAGGAGCCATCATCAGTCCGCTGTGGGTCgtctctgctgctcactgcttcaaaag GTACAACAAAGCTTCGTCCTGGACGGTTTTGGCTGGAAAACATGACCTGGATAATCCAgatgaagctggacagcag CTGGTCGGCGTCTCGCTCATCGTCAGCCATCACGGCTACAACACTCGCAGCAAAGAGAGCGACGTGGCCCTGCTGAAGCTGCAACAGGCGCTCGTCTTCAACCAGTTCGTCAGACCCATCGACGTCTGGATGAGTCCGCTGCCGCTCTTCACGAAGTGCACCGTCACTGGATGGGGCTCCACCCGAGAGA ACGGGCCTAGAGTTCACAGACTGCAGGAAGTGAACGTCACTCTGCTGCCTCCTGATGTCTGTAACCGGTACTATGTCGGCAGGATGAGGCCCTCCATGTTTTGTGCCGGGAAGGATGTAGGAGGAGTCGACGCCTGCCAG GGGGACTCTGGAGGTCCTCTGTCCTGCTTCACTGGCAGCAGGTATGAGCTGGCAGGTCTGGTGAGTTGGGGGGTCGGTTGTGGGCGAGCCAGAAGACCAGGGGTCTACACCAAAATCCAGCAGCACACCAAGTGGATCTCTGACACTATGA ATGATCAGAACATCACAAACACAGATGACATCACCACTGAAG AGGACAGGTGTGGTAAGCAGCAGAGTTCCAGCTGTGAGCGACACCCAGGCCTTGCTGGTCTCTCAGTGTCCCAGGATGGTGAGGTGTCTGTGGGGAATGTGACGGAGTCCTGCCCCTTCTTCTGGTCCTGGCAGGTCAGCGTGCAGCACAACGGGCGCCATTACTGCAGCGGGACCCTGATCCACCGCCGCTGGGTGCTCACTGCACACCACTGCAACGTCAG GAAGGAGGACATGGTGGTTTTGGGAGTTCATGACCTTCGGTTTTCGTCGCCTCAAATGATCCCAGTGGACAAAGTCTTCAACCCGCCACAGGATGACAGTTTCCCCCCGTCATGTGACCTGTCGCTGCTCCGCCTCAGCGTTCCCGCCAGATTCA ACTCAAACGTGTCCCCAGTTTGCGTCCCTGATGAGGACGAGGAGCTGGACGCTAGCTGGTCATGTGTCACCACCGGTTGGGGATCCATGAGCGCAGCAG CTGATGTTGATCCGGACCGGATGCACCAGGCTCAGCTGACCCTGGTCAACCAGACTACCTGCAGAGATAAATGGGGCAGCAGTCTCATCAGTGACTCCCATATCTGTTCACATCCTGCAGGCTCCACCTCCTGCATG ggtGACTCTGGAGCTCCTCTGTTGTGTCGGAAGCGTGGGGCCTACTTCCTGTTTGGCGTGGTCACATGGGGCAGCCGGCGCTGTGACACAGAAAAACCGGCCATCTTCTCCCTAATCTCAGATTATCACTCGTGGATCACTGAGGTGACTGAAGACATCTGA